TAATTCGAAAATCAAACTGTCCTTTTCTTGCGTGAATTAAATCAACATTCTGAGAAAggaacaatcaaaattaaatgcgGTACTGTGAATCTATCCATCCATTGTCATCCGTGTATTGATGAGATTCTCATATTAGCAAAGAaagtgagaaaatattaaattgaattgaaattctcAGAAGTAAATTTCTAGTTATAATGAGGCAAAGAGAATTTACAtagaaaattaaagtataaagttAATTATAAGCTCGTACAAatccaatcaaaatttttttgaaatcgacCATAAAGAAAtatcgataattaaaaaatcaaataaaagtcattcaaaaattttaaaaaaatacagaagatCATTTTAAAGGTTAagtgatttatattaaaatattctttgattaatGAGATTAATGAAATTGACATGGCAATTATCTAAACTTTGGCTGTAACTATAATTGATAccaaagttataaagaaaaacaattctttttctgGGTTCTTTATTCTCTGTTTTAGAAAGATATAAATACAAATGATACATTCCGTTTAAGAGAGACTTCCAAaggtaatatttatttcattttttttttattctttcttttctattaattttaatcgcATTGGCCTGTAATTAAGGTCTAGGTCGAAAATCGCTATTTAACCTGATCCATCACACATGAAATCCACTAGGTCCAAATATGGACCCCTTGGAACGACGCGGAAGCTTGAAGAGAGAAGGGATAATATTTAGAAGTTCTCCTCGTGTTCTGACAAGtatccaaaattttgaatttcgtcTAAAAAATAACCTTTATGTAGCTTCTAAACGGGTGTGAATTTAAACATACTTAACAattccactattttttttttctttcttatttctcttctttttatgcaatattgAAATGTACTTCTGACCCTTTTGGTTAATTATTTATCGATTGATTCCTGTTAACACCGAAAAAGCAAGAGGtaataaattagttatattttaagtttctgtatatgagccgtttattttgaaaatggggcaagtccattttttgttattgcgagatatttataggtttgcgtttcaataaatttaaaaatattggtaagtattaatagatatatttttttgtattttgtggtaccagataatgtaggttTATGATCCAATattgtttacagtgctgactaaaaaaataagatttccattataactaaatgaacttgcctcactttcaaaattaaaaaattactgcaatcattcatttaattgggaaataatatttcagttccatcagcctttttttaagaattaaaacaaaataatattcaaagttttataaatatttattcatttgataaaaagtgaaacaaaaccaAGAAAAGTTTtggtagaaaatataacataacaacaaacaattcagttttattaagaattttattgaaactatatatttcagtttatacgtaggtataatcaattggtattttattcaagatttaacattttaaaaaattgatgatgaacgggaggtatatatgttaataaatccatcatatccttgtatttttcagatgtaaaaaaATCTCCTATTTtccttacataaaagataattttatatttctgaaattacttggaaaattaaattttaaattcaaaatctcgttctatcgaagttttgttgaacattttgtatggtgcatccctcgtaaatctgatccagcatatagttaatcaattcacggtttctccatcggtatttttctttctttttaaaaccactTTTCCCAGAGGtcgggttgaaaataaatttccatgtttaaattcgtgtactaaaaatttattatgttttcaacaattttgtattactttatagtaatcctagGAAATATGCAAGGatttctggattgaatagttactggatagttccactccaaaatcacgatcgttcggtagaaacgaatgtcctgacaataaaaatttgtgatcaatgatactTATTTCGTTGTCACTGTACTGAATgatcggtgatggaagtaaacattaatatcgacacacaaaattaagatatactttttattatttataaaatactgtacaaccaccgattttcaatatcaaaaatagataaatagaaacaccctagatttcaggcatgatatcaaacggccacatttccttcaccatagagcaaccggagctaaattttgccgcaATATATtctgtcaaatataatttcaatctgagatggacttgcaccactttaaaaataaacagattttcaatactattaagagctaaaacttccatctccaaaatactacaatctaaatatttttttactataaattttttactcataaaaagataataaaaagttttatctataattacCATTACAGTACAATCCCGATTATCCGcagaattgggtggcgcggccgccgcggataacaaaaatcgcggataatccgaaaaaagctaaaaacgggtatagcaaaagagaaaacagtcattccaactttgaaaaatcgttttatgttcaataaaacgtaaaaaaaaacaGCATGAAATGTTTAACTagcgcttaatattttagtatatcactcaaaactaacctaaaatgcattttattaatgaaaactgaaaagtgttttgtacttacgagaggcgtcaaggatacacagaaaaatcaatacatatgtactgttttaatactgtaatgtattatgtaattacaaaagcctaactgtaaaactacacctttttgaagaaatcagtcatttgtgtgtgcttcttgctttggaagcattttctctttgcttggaagcaaaaaaaaaaaaatttagtgcggcaggcgcggataatcgggagtctactgtatgtccatttttttcaaagatggacttgccccactttcaaaataaacggctcatattaTGAATCCATTATTTTGGATATCcattatttatccattattttaagatttcgtAAATCTAATGAAATGCTTGCAACTGGACTTTGCGAATTACATCTTAAATATTGTCACATATTGTTTTTAAGTTCATGAGCTCAATTTAAGATTCATTATACAATGCTAGTTTATTGATATTGTGTAAAAACCATTAAATCATTTAAAGgtttagaaattttagttttatttcttaatcaacATGGAAAGAAAACATGGAGAccaaatatgtattattttactaGCATTCATCATTTTACTTTCTGCTACTGTCGTAAAAAAATCTTGATACCATGAATTCCTTATAACGAATTCTGGCATGACGACTCTACCATTCTTGGTCATAAGATCCTTATCTGTGAGATATTGTAACTGGTGAAATCTCTGCGTGCTGTGTTGTCCTTTAATCCTTATCAAAGGAACAAGCAATAATTTTATGGCTGTCAAGAAAATGAAACATAGTAGTGGTTATATGCATTTAGATATTCATAAAGTATTTGTTATCTTAGATGAATGTATCCACTTATCGTCACGCGCCCGTATGAAACATGCGAGAAATACAAATCTTTtgcctttcttttctttctcgaGTCAGTACATTTTTTGTATCAGTCGATATTATCGCCAAACAGAAAAACGTGAAGAACTAAATTGAGACAGAAAGAGAAAGCGTGTTTCGCCACGACATTCTTCAAGAAGATACGGTGAAAGAGTTATTGTGGATACTGAAACTTCAGCATAGGAATATCTCGCTAGTATGATCTATAAAATGAATgcgagaaataattataaattatagaaagagTACTATCATGTTTCTGCATCTGATAAGAAAAAGTTGAAAATGCAGCTCTGAACTGTGAGGAATTTCGATACAAAAAgctttctaatattattatgttacagattaatacattttatttggtGCTTAATTAAGTTATAGATTCTTCACGTTAACTTCCCTttcattaaaaagcattatttaaaagaatcctATTCTTAagccaataataaaattaacttcttattttatatcttatatatcaCCAATGGTTGCTGTACTATTTTGCAAACCAAATTCTGTAAATTCTGTGATATTTCATATGAATGATATAAAGTCTCTCTGAAGTAATATGCGCGTAATAGATTTCATTACGCGAATCATTCATTTTTAGGCATGttcctaagaaaaaaaattgtatgggaaaacaatttattattcaatttcttttcttcgtATAATTTTCTTCACTTACTTTAAATAACTTTCATCAATACAAATTTCAGTAAACGTTTCAACGTAAAGAGTTTTGTTAtctgtatatttttctttgttaatatttcacagcatttaaaatacttttcactaGAATGCAATCTATTAGTTATTCGTATGTAACCGATgctatataattctttattttttattaactttattccaGTGTTAAAATGAATTTGCATTCGCAAACAGTTTACTTGCAATTGAATGTCACTTAACtttgaattctttattcattttattccagTGATAGAATgaatttgtatttgcatttactGACGCTTGaatgtctttaatttttcttgtaaattcgTTTCTAATCGCAAAGTTTCCTGTTAATTTGtattgaaagaatatttgttGGTAAATACTCTGTGATGTAGATCTCTCAGTAGCAATATTATTCTACATATTTTGTTGGTCCtatttattatttagcatttcatctttcaaaatcctatatatcttatttctttattagcATTTCAATTATGAAGCTGTaactaacaatttttatatatatttcacaataaaaatatttaaaagacatatttctaacaagaaaattatgaatatttgttgAGTATCTGGATACACAAATATGTATCtgttgtaaatttttcatttattttttttaatttttaaattatttatattgtatctgttgtattattttttattttacaatttaaagaaatactaaGCTCAACAGTGATGAGTATTTTCCTCATTGattatttttcgaatattatgttatttttctaatccattaaatttgaatttaaaatgtacatacattttttttttaattttcaggatCCCTCTTTCATTTTAAAGCTATCCTGAGAGGAAGGTAATCATTTCGTCAACTACAAGAAATCTCCATCTAACACGCATGGAAGGTGTTGAAGCATTGACGAAATTGACAATACTTACTCAACAAGAGTCCAGCAATGAAACATCTTACAACGCAACGGAGGTTGAAGACATGGAAAATTTCACGATTTCGgatgaaaaccaaaatttcacaGTTGTCACAGAGTTTATAAATCGGACTGTGCCAGAAGTACCATTTTACCTCAAGTTCCGAGATGAACCGTGGGTCATTCCACTTGTTGCTTTTGCGTTATTCAATGTGGCCGCCATTATGATTTTTGAGATCTATGTCCTTTACAAATCTTGTGGTGGAAGGCGGCATTTATTTCTTGGGCAGGTTCTTTTGCTGGGGCTCTTCTTATCATCTGTCCTTGGACTCTTGTACGTTCCAGAACCTCACTGGCTGTTTTGTGGAATTACTCGCGCTGGTGTTGGTATAGCCTACTCTATTGTGTTTGGGACGCTTCTGGTAAAGTGCATTTTCCTGTTAAAAATACATAATGGAGTATATTTCAACGCATCCTTCCAAGCACTTATGTTGTTTTTCATAATCGCTGTGGAGGTaagcattaatattattattattattttttatttatttatttatttattttttttttttttttgcattttaatttgctatatattgaataaatctaAATACATCACTGATACGAATTCAAATAATTACTACATAAgaatttactattattaaatgctttttcaatCAATGCTGTCaagttaaaatttgttatgcatttctatttatcatgattttttctcatgtttgtaaaaataaaattttattttattttatttattttttttttttttttttttacttttcgttaactttaaaatatttcacttgaaaTAAATTCCTTGATTCAATACTACCAATCAATCATATTAAtgatttgagtttgaaaaacaatttatttaaaagcatgcaacaagtatttgaaataaaaaactctttccaatttaatgcattattttgatttttaaactttcatagtTGAGAGAATTTTAGTTGCATGTAAGGATAAATAAACGGTTAATTTTCATGTCAAAATGGGGGCAATAAATTAAATGTCACGGAACGATTATTTgcttataaatgaaaacaatttgaaacacttttattttcatatagacATAATAGCACCCTTAAGTAAATCTCATTAATTTCTCTTAAAAGCAACTGCCGCATTTTGATTGGAAACTGCTTtggatataatttcattatttagaaattgaaacAGCGTGTTTTTATTTGTGGGCACTTCTGATTTTGTTGCTTTTGAACGAATAGATTATGCTTAAATGACTTAGAATACCACACATTTTATTTAGATCCCATTTTATGTTCATCTTGTGTATTATTAGATAGCTTAGGTAACAACCAAAATGAAAGATAACTTAAGATTTCGATTTTAACTGagtaaaagaaaatgcttttatctGAAATTGAAATCGATTGAAAGATAATATTTGGGATTCCCTTTGGTCACCTTCGGTCATATGTTTTCATGTTCCCATAGAtgcaataatttgatatattacataGCAGCAAAATCAGGAcgagaaataataatattgtttgcaGAGTAATTAGAGGTCCACCTGAAAAGCTTCATGACAAGTTCTTAATAATTGTCTGGTAAAGCTTTAGTATCATACGTAAGAAAATTTTTCAGATGCTCGATGATAGTAATGTTACATttgatcttaaatatttatttatttcagattgcTATCGTCACTCAGTGGCTGGTATATGAACCACCCAACGTGACTTCTCTGTCTTCTTCTCAAGTGGTGTGTGGCAAATCCCCCTTAGATAGAATATTCTATCTGAGTTACGTGATGCTTCTGTTGTTTTTCGTGATCATCGCCTCCATCCGGGCTAGGTCCCTGCGAGAAAACAACAAAGAAGCCGTTTACATCGGTGTGTCCATCGCCATCGCACTTATATTATGGGTAGCTTGGATTTCTGTCGCCATCATTTTCGACAGAAGGTTATTTGCAATATTCTTCTTAAACATGAGTGGTTTTCCATATATTAATTGTTTGTGTCATTGTAttgtaaaaaatgtgttattgTAAATTGTTTCCTCCAAATTCTTAGTTAAATATTATCGTTATATGTGGaaagtaattgaattaattaaaattattctttaaatatttattcaagaaaatatttgaatgaaattgcataaaaacaagcgttaatttcaaataatatttatcaagtaCCAAGACAAATAGGTTAGAAACAATATTAGTCTGGTTAACTTTTGATTCTAATTTgacatatattaaatgaattcaaattttagattcaaaatgaTAGTGaatcttgaaagaaattttaaatggtcCTATTTGTGCTTCGAAATTCAACGTTCCTGAAATGTACAACTAAAGATGAAGTGCATTAGAtattttgtaatcatattttttaaatgaaaattgcatgcaaatatacatttatatctttagaaaaatatattacatactgATTTATTCAGTTCCCCTTTACGTTTTTCAATATgttaatctcaaaaataaaatcacctttactttatttcataaatggGGTATACCTTGCTCTAGTGAATTATTTTAACGTGTAgggttttaagaatttttcttcttcatttcattttgcataaaaaatttaaatttgcaacgataatttttttttgaaattgtatttatttattggtttatttgctagaaaattatttatatacataatattgacaatattttgtGATATGATATGACTGTCgaaagatagatagatattatGCATTTTTGTCACTGTATATTACAATATGTTCTCTGACATTGTTAATTTGCTTTAACAATTGATGTCAAAAAAAAGGTATATGATGGAAATATAAAGTAGTACTAGATATAACTACTAAACCTTTGTAAGAGTTCCATGAGGGgctattatacttaatttttaagtaattcgaatgaagttaaatttttaaataattcaaatgacgATTTAGAACATTTATTAAGATTCTGTTCATACTGTGTCAAAAATTTATTACGTCAATAGAATCAATCTTATTTGCGACAACTGCTTAGATAATTGCTTtctgattaattttcattttttccatccaataatttatttgaagaaattattttcttaaattattcttgCAGATATGAAGCTCCCGCTGAGGCGTTCGGTCTTCTTTGCACATCTCTTGTCATATTTCTCCTCATCTTCATCCCCAAGGCTGTTCATCTGTCGTCTCCCAGAAGCAAAATGGGTACGGGATCTACAGGTGGCAGCCACTCGGTTATACACACCCCTTCCTTCCTGCACCTTCAGCCTCATGCGGTATTACCCAGCTCCACGCAGGGAACCCTCATCAAGCAATCTCAAGTGAATGCAGGTGCGCCGATTTGTTGAtgagtttcataaatttaattcataaaaataaaacacgatCTGATCAATCTTGATTCGCTATTTTATTCCACATACCACAATTCGAGatatcattaatttcatatttatttattataagttatcTATTTGATTTCACAGTTTGTGAAAGTAAAAAAGTTCTATCCCCAAAACAAATCCAGATATATTAGAATTGGggcttcaaaaatgttttcatttcgtCGTTAACTTTTCGCGTTCGGAAAGTTTGAAAATCAGTCATAAAATGAAGGATAATTGCTTATTAATaaagcttaattaaaaattatattattgatgtttttttgtaaatacaaCAGTCCTAAATGTATATTTAGtatcacattaattttttattgtttcttattgCGCAAGTGCAATGGATTAAATTGCTTGAAAGGAAATAAAGGattgtagaaaataaaactagaattattaaatgttttattaagatctatttattgaatttaccTGCATGCACTTTAAAAACAACTAATTAttctttgttaattaataaattatcctaAATTgacaacatttcatttaaaataaatttgaaacacatcGTGGCCTAATATGTTTCTTTTCATATGTCCCTTATTTCTACAATGCACAAGTCATCATTAATCAGCCCTTCGGTTCctcttcaattatttttcctaatatcgagttttcaaattatgtatcaattttattaaattattagaaatt
Above is a genomic segment from Argiope bruennichi chromosome 1, qqArgBrue1.1, whole genome shotgun sequence containing:
- the LOC129969300 gene encoding metabotropic glutamate receptor-like, which gives rise to MEGVEALTKLTILTQQESSNETSYNATEVEDMENFTISDENQNFTVVTEFINRTVPEVPFYLKFRDEPWVIPLVAFALFNVAAIMIFEIYVLYKSCGGRRHLFLGQVLLLGLFLSSVLGLLYVPEPHWLFCGITRAGVGIAYSIVFGTLLVKCIFLLKIHNGVYFNASFQALMLFFIIAVEIAIVTQWLVYEPPNVTSLSSSQVVCGKSPLDRIFYLSYVMLLLFFVIIASIRARSLRENNKEAVYIGVSIAIALILWVAWISVAIIFDRRYEAPAEAFGLLCTSLVIFLLIFIPKAVHLSSPRSKMGTGSTGGSHSVIHTPSFLHLQPHAVLPSSTQGTLIKQSQVNADYCRGFPSRLWRYDYPSFQQMEPPPSDMNSMKKSNGSSFNHSHLY